In the Candidatus Cloacimonas acidaminovorans str. Evry genome, one interval contains:
- a CDS encoding FtsB family cell division protein, which produces MKSKTKKLSPTLRFAFWAIIVLLIIWILFLANNSFLNTWKLKRRVEQLEKETSILKAQNDSLAQENERLKTDPEAAEKAARENFGLTKPDETVFRFVPAKEDEPPKK; this is translated from the coding sequence ATGAAATCTAAAACGAAAAAGCTTAGTCCTACTTTGCGTTTTGCCTTTTGGGCAATAATAGTCCTGTTGATAATCTGGATTCTATTTTTAGCTAATAACAGCTTTCTGAATACCTGGAAATTGAAACGCCGGGTAGAACAGCTGGAAAAAGAAACCTCCATCCTCAAAGCTCAAAATGATAGTTTAGCACAAGAAAATGAACGCTTAAAGACCGACCCCGAAGCCGCTGAAAAAGCTGCACGGGAGAATTTTGGGCTGACTAAACCTGATGAAACCGTTTTTCGTTTCGTCCCGGCAAAAGAAGATGAACCCCCAAAAAAATAG
- the dxr gene encoding 1-deoxy-D-xylulose-5-phosphate reductoisomerase, protein MVKKSIALLGATGSIGTSALAVAEEQNVSIVLATAQKNYSSLLQKAYQHHIPCLIFTGIEDKELQTKLKSENPDKRIYFGEAELLKAIANENYDIALNAIAGSAGLRYSYAILQNNKTLALANKESLIMGGHILTKMLAGKPILPVDSELSALFQAIGNHPAEEIRFLHLTASGGIFRDLPFEDFNQISPQQALKNPNWTMGTKVTLDSATMFNKALEAMETHWLFNQPYSKIKAVIHPQSIIHSLVEFIDGSFLAQMSMPDMKLPILYALSYPQRVESQLVETDLMSLPPLTFQEIDPQRYPLFYLGLEAAKAGGIYPTVINSAVEAVSVLFLQNKIPYLKMFDLVKKALDEQEPILDPDLETILQINAQTYQKVLQYVI, encoded by the coding sequence ATGGTAAAGAAATCAATTGCTCTTTTAGGAGCAACAGGTTCAATTGGAACCTCCGCTTTGGCAGTGGCTGAAGAGCAGAATGTTTCAATTGTTTTGGCTACGGCTCAGAAAAATTATTCTTCCCTTCTGCAAAAAGCTTATCAACATCATATTCCCTGTCTGATTTTTACAGGAATAGAAGATAAGGAACTACAAACCAAGCTGAAAAGTGAAAATCCTGACAAAAGGATATATTTTGGCGAAGCAGAATTGCTAAAGGCAATTGCGAATGAGAATTACGATATTGCTTTAAATGCAATAGCCGGTTCGGCAGGACTCCGCTATAGTTATGCTATCTTACAAAACAATAAAACACTGGCTTTGGCAAATAAAGAATCCCTAATTATGGGAGGACATATTTTAACCAAAATGCTTGCGGGTAAACCAATTTTGCCTGTAGATAGCGAACTTAGCGCTCTTTTTCAGGCAATTGGAAATCATCCTGCAGAAGAAATCAGATTTTTGCATCTTACTGCTTCCGGTGGTATTTTCCGTGACCTGCCTTTTGAGGATTTTAACCAAATATCACCTCAGCAGGCACTAAAAAATCCGAACTGGACAATGGGAACTAAAGTTACTCTGGATTCGGCAACGATGTTCAATAAAGCACTGGAAGCGATGGAAACACATTGGTTATTCAATCAGCCCTATTCAAAAATCAAGGCAGTAATTCATCCGCAATCAATTATTCATTCTCTGGTAGAATTTATTGACGGTTCTTTTTTAGCTCAAATGAGTATGCCGGATATGAAATTGCCGATTTTATATGCTCTTTCCTATCCTCAAAGGGTTGAATCGCAGCTTGTGGAAACGGATTTAATGTCTCTTCCACCTTTAACCTTTCAGGAAATTGACCCGCAACGCTATCCCTTATTTTATTTAGGTTTGGAAGCAGCTAAAGCGGGAGGAATTTATCCCACCGTTATCAATTCCGCAGTGGAAGCGGTTTCTGTCCTCTTTTTGCAGAATAAAATTCCCTATCTGAAAATGTTTGATTTGGTTAAAAAGGCATTGGATGAACAGGAACCTATCCTTGATCCCGATCTGGAAACCATTCTGCAAATCAATGCTCAGACCTATCAAAAAGTCCTGCAATATGTAATATAA
- a CDS encoding DUF4139 domain-containing protein — MKNFLTVIILLLFALPLLAEDWLTIYNNDLSLVRSRFELELENGRQDINFSDITSRIDPSSVIVTGNGIRIAEQNFEYDLAGKWQIMAKYLDREVLIITKDQSRLTGILKFYSDNSIGIIEKGTERLLVISESETQWIQLAELPDNFYTKPTLHWSIIASKKAKYPVQMSYLTGGLSWDVTYNTVWDEKTLQFNSWVTINNTSGKAFNDVMLKLIAGDINRVYSGFYGKRGSLISYDASTAQESAAPSFEEKAFHDFHLYTLDQKVSFANNQTKQLELYPPKNIKAYAEYQYPTYAANVKSIIKFKNTTDNGAGMPLPKGIIKVYKQDSDGNLEFIGEDSINHTSRNEEVSINTGTAFDLIASTRLKEQTQISKYITERLIQITLRNNSNKNKTIKVTHQLSPNTRIVEADYKYTIDSNDKVTFSIDIAPDKEIVWTFRERSEY, encoded by the coding sequence ATGAAGAACTTTCTCACAGTCATTATCCTTCTGCTGTTTGCCTTACCTTTATTGGCAGAGGACTGGTTAACAATTTACAATAATGATCTTTCTTTAGTTCGCAGCCGTTTTGAGCTAGAGCTGGAAAATGGACGCCAGGATATCAATTTTAGCGATATAACCAGTAGAATAGACCCTTCATCCGTAATTGTTACTGGAAATGGAATTCGCATAGCGGAGCAGAATTTTGAATACGATTTAGCTGGAAAATGGCAGATTATGGCTAAATATCTGGATAGGGAGGTTCTGATTATCACGAAAGACCAATCCAGATTAACCGGAATTCTCAAGTTTTATAGTGACAACAGCATAGGTATTATTGAAAAAGGAACTGAACGCTTATTGGTAATTTCCGAAAGCGAAACTCAGTGGATTCAGTTAGCTGAATTGCCAGATAATTTTTACACAAAACCAACTTTGCATTGGAGCATAATTGCCTCTAAAAAAGCAAAATATCCTGTTCAAATGTCTTATTTAACGGGTGGCTTAAGCTGGGATGTTACCTATAACACGGTTTGGGACGAAAAGACATTACAATTTAATTCCTGGGTAACCATCAATAACACTTCCGGCAAAGCATTTAACGATGTGATGCTAAAGCTTATTGCGGGAGACATCAACCGGGTTTATTCTGGATTTTATGGAAAAAGAGGCAGTTTAATCAGTTATGATGCAAGTACAGCACAAGAATCTGCCGCTCCTTCCTTTGAAGAAAAGGCATTTCACGACTTTCATTTATATACTTTAGACCAAAAGGTCTCCTTTGCCAATAATCAGACAAAACAACTGGAACTTTATCCTCCCAAAAACATTAAAGCTTATGCTGAATATCAATATCCCACCTATGCTGCTAATGTTAAAAGTATCATCAAATTCAAAAATACTACAGATAACGGTGCTGGAATGCCTCTTCCCAAAGGGATTATCAAGGTATATAAACAAGATAGCGATGGCAACCTGGAATTTATAGGTGAGGACAGCATTAACCACACTTCCAGAAATGAAGAGGTCTCTATCAATACCGGAACTGCTTTTGACCTAATTGCCTCTACCCGCTTGAAAGAACAAACACAAATCTCCAAATATATCACCGAACGTCTCATCCAAATAACTTTAAGGAATAATTCTAATAAAAACAAAACCATTAAAGTAACTCACCAACTTTCTCCTAATACCCGCATCGTGGAAGCCGATTATAAATACACTATAGATAGTAACGATAAAGTTACTTTCAGCATTGATATCGCTCCCGATAAAGAAATAGTATGGACTTTTAGAGAACGTAGCGAGTATTAA
- a CDS encoding adenylosuccinate synthase, with translation MASILVLGSMWGDEGKAKIVDYLASSADYVVRFQGGSNAGHTIVSGGKKYVLHTIPSGILYPQTKCLIGAGVLIDPPAVIEEIKTLEQAGINFKNRLLIDLRAGIVLPLHKQIDLEIETKRRGMQIGTTLKGIGPAYSDLTARFGIRMEDLANPISLRDRIKQLYGYHHIGIGKQDLDILVEKLQKDWKYLKKYVGDVEILLNNIAVKEEKTILFEGAQGTLLDLTFGTYPFVTSSRVMTDGVGIGTGFSARRLNKVLGVYKAYATRVGIGPFPTEMICADTVDYIRKIGNEYGSTTGRPRRIGWFDAVAGKFSARINALDNAVLTCLDVLTGIEELKICTGYKYEGKIHCSLDLNELQLILSEPVYETFDGWDTDISNCKNINKLPLTARLYIKAIEDHIQTPISLVSVGKERHQTIEIKPL, from the coding sequence ATGGCATCAATATTGGTTTTGGGAAGTATGTGGGGTGATGAAGGAAAAGCTAAAATAGTTGATTACTTAGCTTCTTCAGCAGATTATGTTGTGCGTTTTCAAGGTGGAAGTAATGCCGGTCATACTATTGTAAGTGGTGGAAAAAAATATGTGTTACATACTATTCCGTCAGGAATCTTATATCCCCAAACCAAATGCCTTATTGGAGCAGGTGTTTTAATTGATCCACCGGCAGTTATTGAGGAAATAAAAACACTGGAACAAGCGGGAATTAACTTTAAAAATCGTCTTCTTATTGACCTTCGGGCTGGAATCGTTTTGCCACTTCATAAACAAATAGACCTGGAAATTGAAACTAAACGCAGAGGAATGCAAATTGGCACAACCCTTAAAGGAATTGGTCCTGCCTACAGTGATCTTACTGCCAGATTTGGAATTAGAATGGAAGACCTGGCAAACCCCATTTCTTTAAGAGACCGTATTAAGCAATTATATGGTTACCATCATATTGGAATAGGTAAACAGGACTTGGATATCCTGGTGGAAAAACTGCAAAAGGATTGGAAATACTTGAAAAAATATGTTGGCGATGTGGAAATCTTGCTTAATAATATTGCCGTTAAAGAGGAAAAAACCATTCTCTTTGAAGGAGCTCAGGGAACTTTACTGGATTTAACTTTTGGCACTTATCCTTTTGTAACTTCCTCCAGAGTAATGACTGATGGCGTTGGAATTGGAACAGGATTTTCAGCCAGGCGTTTGAATAAGGTTTTAGGTGTTTATAAAGCATACGCTACCAGAGTGGGAATAGGTCCTTTTCCCACAGAAATGATTTGTGCAGATACAGTTGATTATATTCGGAAGATAGGAAATGAATATGGTTCCACAACAGGAAGACCCCGAAGAATTGGCTGGTTTGATGCTGTAGCAGGAAAATTTTCTGCGCGGATAAATGCTTTGGATAATGCAGTTCTCACTTGCCTGGATGTTCTAACCGGCATAGAAGAATTAAAAATCTGCACCGGTTACAAATACGAAGGGAAAATTCACTGTTCTCTGGATTTGAATGAATTACAATTAATTCTTTCCGAACCTGTATATGAGACATTTGACGGCTGGGATACAGACATCAGCAACTGCAAAAATATCAATAAGTTGCCTTTGACAGCCCGACTTTACATTAAAGCCATAGAAGATCATATTCAAACTCCTATTTCGCTTGTATCGGTAGGTAAAGAAAGGCATCAAACAATTGAAATTAAACCCCTGTAG
- a CDS encoding polysaccharide deacetylase family protein: protein MREYPKSIFTIDVEDYFNVTEERGEPPVSEWDSLPSIVESGFLKLLDLLDTYQVKATCFFLGYVAKKYPHLVKEAQKRGHEIASHGMFHRIVYKMSKDEFTADLLQSKNILEDICSEQVTAFRSPSFSLTEASPWFFETLAETGFIADSSVFPVKRDYGGYKTTQKKPYWITTEKGDICEFPISVAPFCGKDICFFGGGYLRLFPKRVILYMHKKLAKQGIPTLFYIHPREMEPQHPRLKMNKMAYFKSYVNLNTVQPKLEAILSSSKFITCRQYIETCFPEKRMSSSFT, encoded by the coding sequence ATGAGAGAATATCCAAAGTCCATCTTCACTATTGATGTGGAGGATTATTTTAATGTAACCGAAGAAAGAGGTGAACCACCTGTTTCCGAATGGGATTCATTACCCAGTATTGTAGAAAGCGGTTTTTTGAAGTTGCTGGACTTGCTGGATACCTATCAGGTGAAGGCAACCTGTTTCTTTTTGGGTTATGTAGCCAAAAAATATCCGCATTTAGTGAAAGAAGCACAGAAACGGGGACACGAAATTGCCTCGCATGGAATGTTTCATCGGATTGTTTATAAAATGAGCAAGGATGAATTTACCGCCGATTTGCTACAATCCAAAAACATTCTGGAAGATATTTGTTCCGAGCAGGTTACAGCTTTCAGGAGTCCCAGTTTTTCTTTAACGGAGGCAAGTCCCTGGTTTTTTGAGACCTTGGCAGAGACAGGTTTTATTGCCGATTCTTCTGTTTTTCCCGTAAAAAGGGACTATGGGGGTTACAAAACAACGCAGAAAAAGCCCTATTGGATAACGACAGAAAAAGGTGATATATGTGAATTTCCGATTTCTGTAGCGCCCTTTTGCGGTAAAGATATTTGCTTTTTTGGGGGTGGCTATTTGCGTCTTTTTCCTAAGCGAGTTATTTTGTATATGCACAAAAAGCTGGCAAAACAAGGAATTCCTACTCTTTTTTACATTCATCCCAGAGAAATGGAACCCCAACATCCGCGTTTGAAAATGAACAAAATGGCATATTTCAAGAGTTATGTAAACCTGAATACGGTACAACCTAAGCTGGAAGCTATCCTTTCCAGCAGTAAGTTTATAACCTGCCGGCAGTATATAGAAACCTGCTTTCCGGAAAAAAGGATGTCCTCATCCTTCACTTAA
- a CDS encoding class I SAM-dependent methyltransferase, whose product MQENKTASFFDRYSIDFNAIYGSGTGPFQRLINKWFRQTMLIRFQKTIVACNPLEGKTILDVGCGPGIYSITLAKGSPNFVYGIDFAPSMIEIARQEAKKAGVENICRFEIADFNTLPEDKQYNYLILMGFMDYMKNPQQVIEKTMRLASDKVLFSFPSDKGFLAWQRKIRYKFKCPLYLYNEKQLKNLFSDISPWHYTLENIGRDFFVTLEKGENL is encoded by the coding sequence ATGCAGGAAAATAAAACCGCCTCTTTCTTTGATCGCTATTCAATTGATTTTAATGCTATTTACGGTAGCGGCACAGGACCTTTTCAACGCTTAATCAATAAATGGTTTCGGCAGACAATGTTGATCCGTTTTCAAAAGACAATTGTTGCTTGTAACCCCTTAGAAGGAAAGACAATTCTGGATGTTGGTTGCGGTCCTGGAATTTATTCTATAACTTTAGCAAAAGGTTCTCCGAATTTTGTTTACGGTATTGATTTTGCTCCTTCAATGATAGAAATAGCCAGACAAGAGGCAAAGAAAGCAGGGGTGGAAAATATCTGCCGGTTTGAAATTGCCGATTTTAATACCCTGCCGGAGGATAAGCAGTATAATTATCTTATTTTAATGGGTTTTATGGATTATATGAAAAATCCCCAACAGGTTATTGAAAAAACAATGCGTTTGGCAAGTGATAAAGTTCTTTTCAGTTTTCCTTCCGATAAAGGTTTCTTGGCTTGGCAACGGAAAATCCGCTATAAATTTAAGTGTCCACTTTACCTTTATAACGAAAAACAACTAAAAAACCTGTTTTCGGATATTTCACCCTGGCATTATACCCTTGAAAATATAGGGAGGGACTTCTTTGTGACCTTGGAAAAAGGGGAAAACCTTTAG
- a CDS encoding ABC transporter ATP-binding protein, whose translation MAKVTVKNLNKYFDNGVHAVKDVTFTAEDKEFIVLVGPSGCGKTTILRMIAGLEEVSSGEIYIGNVLVNNVPPKERDIAMVFQNYALYPHMTVFDNMAFALKMRHIPKEDIKRIVYDAAKLLGIESLLKRKPGQLSGGQRQRVAVGRAIVRNPKVFLFDEPLSNLDAKLRVAMRAEIVKLHHTIGNTMVYVTHDQVEAMTMADRIVVMKDGVIQQIDTPLNIYNNPANMFVAGFIGSPAINMTKGKLIRKESDLYFDSEDYQLKLTPRQAEVLQNYANKDIIMGIRPEDIYDSRFDAMAESPQKFITKVDFVEPLGNEYHVVLTTANNEYTARFDPKDLPKMGQDLSVTFDMAKAHFFDPESEVNLY comes from the coding sequence ATGGCTAAGGTTACCGTAAAAAACCTGAATAAATATTTTGATAATGGTGTTCATGCTGTTAAAGATGTAACTTTTACTGCGGAAGATAAGGAATTTATAGTTCTTGTAGGTCCTTCCGGTTGTGGAAAGACCACAATTTTAAGAATGATAGCTGGTTTGGAAGAGGTCTCTTCCGGGGAGATTTATATTGGCAATGTTTTGGTTAATAATGTGCCTCCCAAAGAACGAGATATTGCTATGGTTTTTCAGAATTATGCTCTCTATCCGCATATGACGGTGTTTGATAATATGGCTTTTGCTCTTAAAATGAGGCATATTCCCAAAGAAGATATAAAGAGAATTGTTTATGACGCGGCAAAATTATTGGGCATAGAATCACTCCTGAAAAGAAAACCAGGTCAACTTTCCGGGGGTCAAAGACAGCGTGTTGCCGTTGGAAGAGCCATAGTTCGCAATCCGAAGGTCTTTTTATTTGATGAACCCCTTTCCAATCTGGATGCCAAATTGCGTGTGGCAATGCGGGCAGAGATTGTTAAATTGCATCATACTATTGGCAATACTATGGTTTATGTTACGCACGATCAAGTGGAAGCAATGACTATGGCAGACCGCATTGTAGTTATGAAAGATGGTGTTATTCAGCAAATAGATACCCCCTTAAATATTTATAATAATCCTGCAAATATGTTTGTTGCCGGCTTTATTGGCAGTCCTGCCATCAATATGACGAAAGGCAAATTGATTAGAAAAGAAAGTGATTTGTATTTTGATAGTGAAGATTATCAGCTGAAACTTACCCCTCGCCAGGCAGAAGTTCTCCAAAATTACGCAAATAAGGATATTATTATGGGCATCAGACCTGAAGATATCTACGATTCCCGTTTTGACGCTATGGCTGAATCACCCCAGAAATTTATTACTAAAGTGGATTTTGTAGAACCCTTGGGAAATGAATATCATGTTGTTTTAACTACAGCAAATAACGAATATACGGCGCGTTTTGATCCTAAGGACTTACCTAAAATGGGACAAGACCTTAGCGTTACTTTTGATATGGCTAAGGCACATTTCTTTGATCCGGAGAGCGAAGTAAACCTGTATTGA
- a CDS encoding Hsp20/alpha crystallin family protein — protein sequence MREKIFSNIVGIQREMLKLLGEVSALTNSPLAIENAIDDVWHPKCDVFQTDTEWIVIAELAGVEKDEISVSISPEYLRISGNRGFPNSNTTVCYYNMEIETGRFDRKIFFPDLNIDKDNPKITYINGILRIAFNLAPIVERIIPVQ from the coding sequence ATGCGTGAAAAAATATTTTCCAACATCGTTGGAATTCAACGAGAAATGCTTAAATTGCTGGGAGAGGTTTCTGCCTTAACTAATAGTCCCTTAGCCATTGAAAATGCCATAGACGATGTTTGGCATCCCAAATGTGATGTCTTTCAAACAGATACAGAGTGGATTGTGATTGCCGAACTGGCTGGAGTGGAAAAGGATGAAATAAGCGTTTCAATTTCTCCTGAATACCTCAGAATTAGCGGAAATAGGGGTTTCCCCAATTCCAATACAACCGTTTGCTACTATAATATGGAGATTGAAACCGGAAGGTTTGACCGGAAGATATTCTTTCCGGATTTGAACATTGATAAGGATAACCCTAAAATTACCTATATCAACGGAATTCTAAGAATTGCCTTTAACCTGGCACCCATTGTGGAAAGGATTATTCCCGTGCAATAA
- a CDS encoding GGDEF domain-containing protein: MNPQKNSQPHIYNISLFTNVEQDTRNKLKKLVHDLILANEDSRLLIIEKIADIVIPACSGNLDNQLFSEFSGLLIEYLLDYFLELKSTQESEFYHFLSFLSHCPVTEDSPYYPYVQKIMNDHKESEPELMNIFNRLQLLYLLTENGDFGNAEELLEELEPVEENKHLELWALFQLSQTRIYRHQNKPTELLETQLNLILEVYIRDSSDSAINFIIRWLISINWFKQNIIKKTLLLRIKDYLLEQKSLNTAMVLYELFSMEDRLVPSVEKIEYQRILIKYPVSMLNVQQLHTLYFFAGYYNCGVLSNFKDSIQNYQYSNYFLHKSWDSFLHLSRFMREHLDPLRFYKAIPYLESRIKELSNQASLQNNAYVESLQANFYKIEELYEKVGELSLTDSLTGLRNRRYLEGNLFQMVILAARHNVPVCFSMIDIDFFKLVNDNYGHLAGDFVLKELARILNSEFRKSDVVIRYGGDEFLVILFDSDQRLSYSIMEDLRQKIEAYSFDYNNQIITFTISIGIACDFHISSQPKNLAKCIACADQACYVAKTNGRNRVELYQSPTGATDNNC; this comes from the coding sequence ATGAACCCCCAAAAAAATAGCCAACCTCATATTTACAATATTTCCCTGTTCACAAATGTGGAACAGGATACTCGTAATAAGCTGAAGAAATTAGTTCACGATTTGATTTTGGCAAATGAGGACAGCCGTCTGCTAATTATAGAAAAGATTGCGGATATAGTGATTCCTGCCTGTTCAGGGAACCTGGATAATCAGCTTTTCAGTGAATTTTCCGGTCTGCTTATTGAATATCTGCTGGATTATTTCCTGGAGCTGAAATCAACACAGGAAAGTGAGTTTTATCATTTTCTTAGTTTTCTAAGTCATTGTCCCGTAACAGAGGATTCGCCCTATTATCCTTATGTGCAAAAGATTATGAATGACCATAAGGAAAGCGAACCGGAATTAATGAATATCTTTAATCGCCTTCAGTTGCTTTATCTTTTAACGGAAAACGGGGATTTTGGGAATGCGGAAGAACTGCTGGAAGAACTGGAACCTGTTGAAGAAAATAAACATCTTGAGCTTTGGGCTTTATTCCAGCTTTCCCAAACCCGAATCTATCGTCATCAAAATAAACCTACCGAGCTTTTGGAGACGCAGTTAAACCTGATTTTAGAAGTATATATAAGGGATAGCAGTGATAGCGCCATCAATTTTATTATCCGTTGGCTTATTTCTATTAACTGGTTTAAGCAGAATATCATCAAGAAAACCTTATTGCTGAGAATTAAGGATTACCTTTTAGAACAGAAATCCTTGAACACGGCAATGGTATTGTATGAATTGTTTTCAATGGAAGACCGTCTTGTGCCTTCCGTGGAAAAGATAGAATATCAACGGATACTGATTAAATATCCTGTTTCAATGCTGAATGTTCAACAACTTCATACGCTTTATTTTTTTGCCGGATACTATAACTGTGGTGTGCTTTCCAATTTCAAGGATTCCATTCAGAATTATCAATATTCCAATTACTTTTTGCATAAAAGCTGGGATTCTTTTCTCCATCTTTCCCGCTTTATGCGAGAACACCTTGATCCTTTGCGTTTTTATAAAGCCATTCCCTATCTGGAAAGTCGCATCAAGGAACTCAGCAATCAGGCATCTTTACAGAATAATGCTTATGTAGAGAGCTTACAAGCAAACTTCTATAAAATTGAAGAACTCTATGAGAAAGTGGGTGAACTTTCTTTAACCGATAGCTTAACCGGCTTAAGAAATAGACGATACTTGGAAGGAAACCTCTTTCAAATGGTAATTTTAGCGGCTCGTCATAATGTTCCTGTTTGTTTCAGTATGATAGATATTGATTTCTTCAAGCTGGTAAATGATAATTACGGTCACTTGGCAGGGGATTTTGTGTTGAAAGAACTGGCTCGTATTCTCAATTCCGAGTTCCGTAAAAGTGATGTTGTTATCCGTTATGGAGGTGATGAGTTTTTAGTTATTCTTTTTGATTCCGACCAGAGATTAAGCTATTCCATTATGGAAGACCTCCGCCAAAAAATTGAGGCATATTCCTTTGATTACAACAATCAGATTATTACTTTCACAATTAGCATCGGAATTGCCTGTGATTTTCATATTTCCTCTCAGCCCAAAAACCTCGCCAAATGTATTGCTTGTGCAGATCAAGCATGTTATGTGGCAAAAACTAATGGACGCAACCGGGTTGAACTCTATCAATCACCTACTGGAGCTACGGATAATAACTGTTAG
- a CDS encoding DUF362 domain-containing protein, with translation MNKPAVEIRRIDSYDLPVIEEAVADFFKEIKSPKINHSKRVLIKPNALGAYPPERAVTTHPIVLEAIIRYFLDRKKEIWFGDSPGNSVAFETVWQTCGFSSLAEKYHLKVVNFSTLGFRELSYKDINIKVSEALFQCGIVINVGKYKTHQLTAFTGALKNLFGFVPGLAKSEYHRLYPDTNSFAAMLTALYAVIGNRITYSIIDGITGMDGNGPSAGKPHHFGLLFGSTSIPALDYVASRIMGFQLKDVPYLSSALIMDGILPSQIKIPVSFRNYRIPDADINSVKVIQKTLKYVPDIARKAFRKVYYFYPAVSERCKQCGICVKSCPVKAISWQNDTKPYIHKEQCIKCLCCHELCPYQAIDIKKSLLARLGV, from the coding sequence ATGAATAAACCGGCAGTAGAAATTCGCAGAATTGACTCCTACGATTTACCTGTTATAGAAGAGGCAGTAGCCGATTTCTTCAAGGAAATAAAAAGCCCTAAAATAAATCATAGTAAAAGGGTATTAATTAAACCCAATGCCTTGGGAGCTTATCCTCCCGAAAGAGCCGTAACTACACATCCTATAGTGCTGGAAGCAATTATTCGTTATTTTCTGGACAGGAAAAAAGAGATTTGGTTTGGTGACAGTCCAGGTAATTCTGTTGCTTTTGAAACTGTCTGGCAAACCTGCGGATTTTCTTCTCTGGCAGAAAAATATCATCTTAAAGTAGTCAATTTTTCTACATTGGGCTTTAGAGAATTAAGCTATAAGGATATTAACATAAAGGTTAGCGAAGCTCTGTTCCAATGTGGAATCGTTATCAATGTAGGCAAATATAAGACCCATCAATTAACCGCATTCACAGGAGCTCTGAAAAATCTTTTCGGCTTTGTTCCGGGATTGGCGAAAAGTGAATATCATCGTTTATATCCCGATACTAATAGTTTTGCCGCTATGCTTACCGCTTTGTATGCTGTAATTGGCAACCGGATAACCTATAGCATAATTGACGGTATTACAGGTATGGATGGCAACGGACCTTCTGCAGGGAAGCCACATCATTTTGGACTTCTTTTCGGTTCAACTTCCATTCCTGCATTGGATTATGTAGCATCACGCATAATGGGTTTTCAGCTAAAAGATGTTCCCTATTTAAGTTCCGCTTTGATTATGGATGGCATTTTACCCTCACAGATTAAAATTCCTGTTTCTTTCCGCAACTACAGAATACCTGATGCGGATATAAACAGCGTAAAAGTAATCCAGAAAACGCTGAAATATGTTCCCGATATTGCTCGTAAAGCATTTCGGAAAGTGTATTACTTTTATCCTGCGGTAAGTGAACGCTGTAAACAATGTGGAATATGCGTAAAGAGCTGTCCGGTAAAAGCTATTTCCTGGCAAAATGATACCAAGCCCTATATTCATAAAGAGCAGTGTATTAAATGTCTCTGTTGTCATGAACTCTGTCCCTATCAGGCAATAGACATTAAAAAATCATTACTGGCAAGGTTAGGTGTATAA